One Acropora palmata chromosome 2, jaAcrPala1.3, whole genome shotgun sequence genomic window carries:
- the LOC141874986 gene encoding uncharacterized protein LOC141874986: MSWAKEEWKQELSANALNKVYDLEQRCETLHKDVRQKQFQLDSSQAALAKQKKVTEEEKANAALLKKDNHSLSESIQDLERNREKILHDFHAKEGQIRCLDGKLNRTQQQLDGEVAKAAQLKNELDHLQFDHNQNVAKLERQSADLIKAKEANGLFQRQLAGHKERIRALENQVKSLGEEPDARAKKSSSGSDSDVDWPSGVDSKLREAEASLILEREQREKIEKELHDLKAVAAQVYKNEDSQSTSSAVKELAIDKEKGVTSSDAEKKAKQRELDMECQRHNLEAVIKGMQEKLKEKEKEHRQEMYSQSQALSALEKQCTEFEKKSTALQNKLENSQKLIESKEQDIAKLKANIKEVEDSRKQHSSHLDNKVCELEQTVRQEEEKCVLVKRELDATKAIVFERESKISDLNRQLEKLRFDIQEKEKEMSLKEHKIQESVGEENEKLATAMNSIAVLERQRSEVEEESRRALAKLSEEAAVAAKELQAARQEVIKLKDHVVHLESLVSDQKREQQTADETRNSLSQKLQILEMDLASKNKEWTTEKAAMEEREKGYRSSMEAMKNDSKALQHDYKKACDLADMKSAEARDVIDKLESSQKHVQELQQRLSRTEAALKEKGSCIGALKNENERLAKEQQAMEEESQRSNNELNKLRGERKADAEELREAVNSVNAKLEASTLECSAKEKEIETLAMKVQSAASKCECLETSLRIKEEKLVDSKALLQQREANLKEASLALETKETLLIEMQCKLDKTSKTVHDLEQTVARCEMQREEDLKVLKNKDSEICSLEKQLNDVRAVTDKELAKMKEECSARQNEFVFLQERLDNVETLRGNKEGELTAVNQELSKANKDLDDLRQRLASQEELVCNHELEKARLASDLEQTSCALEARKRELEETQEKLKAENLLLVEKISGLTQSKNKEEELKQRVEQATALTESKTEEVKAIMAKLEASEGERSQLSDMLDELCNTNFKLEDQLKEKIVQLEETAVAVQRKEDMSSTAEAKVRELADEVSALQEQLVTISDAAKHEKEQNDSLSMKLEEATKVLQSKETELRLAKESFEAETSNHRCEKETLCLQTESLKEQISSLIEKLDEVSGVLDLRDQEIASLIKQLKSEAEDKAGLEVKVDELSSKSAILQEKNVELVNNLEQASSALRTKQDEFNLKCSVLDELQSQSEREISELKEQGTSKENFVLQLQDKCNQLEGCIERKDRELKDLRWKAESCESTAGSEISQLREELENKETELSGKVLLLQELTAKLEGKESLVSELKQKLEIKEEEMSVLKRDLDNLAGEVSKNVQNQEEESNNVQELKHNIQTLETQLLKETAKSGSLAEELGKIQQKMDSTTASLEEKESEIAELKENKFASEDKVSKLENQLDNAAKSASALQNEKVNLEKLLRNAEIKIGEGIMTIEKEREVGLLERSQLLKAKSEECASALDQLQKSKEEVTMLKDTILQLENDVSSKNQEKINLEESHEKFAEKAQKRESELLETCKVLEEEKLQLVEKTQAFEGTMENLKQECSVHRQSYKKVCELADEKSVECRDLVDKLDDSQKHLQETRNHLTRAEIELKEAREEAKQAFFEKNELAEKWSNKTEELQTALEALQGEICEYKARISELSSQLESSMVSVKALESEKRQVEQILEHTKEELREAVQKLKAIEVENVEREVIMRSNQDSEKLIAELKDEMKLLEVNKVELKTELDQAKAEIKQLKNTVHSMEEQHSSALAMKDSDFKTRTAAMKEQEVQAEKKVDELLKEKEQNVKELEKSQNLLTARCSQVEKLQRNLSDQTEQLEALKAKVSSLTEECDSLKIEHLNCQTSETGAVKLQEQVLELEHLLAREKSNAEALMQAFQEQEESWESEKAKMMASLNKSSDAVQVLLVEENDKLKTKLEELEKEMSAKEREHLELLQQSKRKASSRANLNSDLQAKITQLECQCEELRYSLKQKDEEIFVKEQSLKQSKQEVSNLESKYAAAAEVERELRHHLGEVTQQLEWSKDEKSTEREKIIEVEKLTEALTVAEKELAELRAEKQDKEKWLEEERVRIVEAAKEFAVQQEQTFVKKIDNLKLKLASKNEEIQEMDSVVNQQRHALKTAQQEKTVLLAEAEEREREFEEEKKLFSGSFGYEKIQQYNADLSEERQNVSRLQEQSRELEKKRAELESANSYLQKKLAELQNRHKNDGEERKVTEDDLYSKLELLQSETETLKSSLGSRDATVSALSEEKTKLLVTIKSLEDKLSVSSQTVRDLQQKCEWMNEKLETLRVEKSALEKEKDGFVLRKSQEKMNLEHFMKKMQELQDKLDKESKMKEKSMEAVNEMEKILEKEKKSVEKKSKEIAEMEAMFKLADEMHEGTIKEKEGKIVELTFAYEDLRNKLEKQKKALEKTCEEFGSVKKQLKQAEERAEEMKEMYEGELDRVKFELRDSNNDCALLRGENEDLKRTADENLNQTSWETEKKKLLHQLEEAKMKLNQPKGTHLEAEVRRLEEELEKTRVLAAEKQKTANETLATNLRLVRKIEKLEKHGQQQGSTRTDSGNAVEANGTLRSQSPPKLSNNVGVFTPLAKSLAGLGLKTLNTVPPVTDDARPDDKSGRLTSGRGLPTIAEAVDSKKRAGEKCSSDGNQAKRSRLTNGSSDAAENLVGRQLPAGAQEPFIRRPTSNTGLRTRSSSRRSVAGRGSMITQEPKENSTSSLLPPRVQRVAPEMALSPRRTNRIPTGLPVPQRPRSKIAKPGSSQLPKPLTSIPRTAASSKQAVTRPRLAPGEEAKKPTTNQQECKMQ, encoded by the exons GACTCTCAAAGCACTTCATCAGCTGTGAAAGAACTTGCCATTGATAAGGAAAAAGGTGTTACTTCCTCAGATGCAG AGAAAAAAGCCAAACAAAGAGAGCTGGACATGGAATGCCAACGCCACAACTTGGAAGCTGTCATCAAAGGAATGCAAgagaaattaaaggaaaaggaaaaagagcaTAG GCAGGAGATGTATTCGCAGTCGCAAGCTCTTTCTGCTTTGGAAAAACAGTGTACCGAATTTGAAAAGAAGTCAACAGctttgcaaaacaaacttgaaaacagcCAAAAGTTAATTGAAAGCAAAGAGCAAGACATTGCAAAGCTGAAAGCAAATATCAAAGAAGTGGAGGACTCAAGAAAGCAGCACAGCTCCCATCTGGACAACAAGGTCTGTGAACTGGAGCAGACAGTCAGGCAAGAGGAAGAGAAGTGTGTGCTGGTGAAACGAGAATTGGATGCAACCAAAGCAATCGTTTTTGAAAGGGAAAGTAAAATTTCTGATTTGAACAGACAACTGGAGAAGCTGCGCTTTGATAttcaagaaaaagagaaagagatgAGCTTGAAAGAACACAAGATTCAAGAGTCGGTTGGAGAAGAGAACGAAAAATTAGCCACTGCGATGAACAGCATTGCTGTGTTGGAGCGACAAAGGAGCGAGGTGGAAGAAGAAAGTAGAAGAGCATTGGCCAAGTTGTCTGAAGAGGCTGCAGTGGCAGCGAAAGAACTGCAGGCTGCACGCCAAGAAGTTATCAAGCTAAAAGACCACGTTGTTCACTTGGAGAGTCTCGTATCTGACCAGAAGAGGGAGCAGCAAACGGCTGACGAAACTCGAAACAGTTTGAGCCAGAAGTTGCAAATCCTGGAGATGGATCTGGCCAGCAAAAACAAGGAATGGACGACCGAGAAAGCCGCCATggaagagagagagaaaggtTATAGAAGTAGCATGGAAGCGATGAAAAACGACTCCAAGGCTCTGCAGCACGATTACAAGAAGGCCTGCGATTTGGCGGACATGAAGTCAGCGGAGGCCAGAGATGTTATTGACAAGTTGGAATCATCACAGAAACATGTGCAGGAGCTTCAGCAGAGATTGAGCCGCACCGAAGCAGCATTGAAGGAGAAAGGAAGTTGTATTGGTGCTCTTAAGAACGAGAACGAAAGATTGGCAAAGGAACAGCAAGCTATGGAAGAAGAATCTCAAAGATCTAACAACGAGCTCAACAAATTGCGTGGCGAGAGAAAAGCAGATGCAGAGGAACTAAGAGAAGCTGTAAACTCTGTCAACGCGAAATTAGAGGCCTCTACGCTTGAATGCAGCGCAAAGGAGAAAGAGATTGAAACACTTGCTATGAAGGTACAATCTGCCGCATCGAAGTGCGAATGTTTGGAAACGTCTCTGAGAATCAAGGAGGAGAAGTTAGTTGACAGCAAAGCGTTGTTACAACAGAGAGAAGCCAACCTGAAAGAAGCATCGCTCGCGTTAGAAACGAAGGAGACGTTGTTGATCGAGATGCAATGTAAACTTGACAAGACTTCGAAAACAGTTCATGATCTTGAACAAACAGTGGCTCGTTGCGAAATGCAAAGAGAGGAAGATCTCAAGGTATTGAAGAACAAAGATAGTGAAATCTGTTCTTTGGAAAAGCAACTTAATGATGTCAGAGCTGTCACGGACAAGGAACTTGcgaaaatgaaagaagagtGCAGTGCCAGGCAGAACGAGTTTGTGTTTTTACAAGAGAGGCTAGACAACGTGGAGACGTTGCGTGGAAATAAAGAAGGAGAattgacagctgtcaatcAAGAACTTTCAAAAGCGAACAAAGACCTTGATGACCTTAGGCAGCGCCTTGCGTCGCAGGAAGAGTTGGTTTGTAACCACGAGTTGGAAAAAGCAAGATTAGCTAGTGATCTTGAGCAAACGTCTTGTGCTTTGGAAGCCAGGAAAAGAGAACTAGAGGAGACGCAGGAGAAATTAAAGGCTGAGAATCTGTTATTGGTAGAGAAGATAAGCGGATTGACTCAATCGAAAAACAAAGAGGAGGAGTTGAAACAGCGAGTTGAACAAGCGACGGCTTTGACCGAAAGCAAAACAGAAGAGGTGAAagccataatggctaagcttGAGGCCTCTGAAGGAGAAAGGTCACAGTTGAGTGACATGTTGGATGAGCTTTGTAACACAAATTTTAAGTTGGAAGATCAACTCAAAGAAAAGATAGTGCAACTCGAAGAAACAGCTGTGGCTGTTCAGAGAAAAGAAGATATGTCGAGCACAGCGGAAGCGAAAGTGCGCGAGCTAGCTGATGAAGTGAGTGCTCTTCAAGAACAGCTTGTAACGATCAGTGACGCGGCCAAACACGAGAAAGAGCAAAATGATTCCTTGTCGATGAAACTGGAGGAAGCTACAAAAGTTCTTCAGAGTAAAGAAACGGAGCTTAGACTAGCGAAGGAATCGTTTGAAGCGGAAACGAGCAACCATCGATGCGAGAAGGAAACTCTGTGTTTGCAGACAGAGAGTCTAAAAGAGCAAATTTCTTCCCTCATAGAAAAGCTTGACGAAGTTTCAGGGGTTCTTGACTTGAGAGATCAAGAAATAGCATCGCTGATCAAGCAACTCAAGTCTGAAGCAGAAGATAAAGCAGGCTTAGAGGTCAAGGTGGATGAATTAAGCAGCAAAAGCGCCATTTTACAGGAAAAGAACGTTGAGCTAGTAAACAACCTGGAGCAGGCATCAAGCGCTTTAAGAACAAAACAGGATGAGTTCAACCTGAAATGCAGCGTGCTTGACGAATTGCAGTCTCAAAGCGAGAGGGAAATATCTGAACTGAAGGAGCAGGGGACATCAAAGGAGAATTTCGTTTTGCAGTTGCAAGATAAATGTAACCAGCTAGAAGGGTGCATTGAACGCAAGGATCGCGAGTTGAAAGATTTGCGTTGGAAGGCGGAGTCTTGTGAAAGTACTGCTGGGTCGGAGATTTCACAGCTGAGGGAAGAAttagaaaataaagaaaccgAGTTATCAGGGAAAGTGCTTCTTTTGCAAGAACTGACAGCAAAACTTGAAGGCAAAGAATCTCTGGTCTCAGAACTGAAGCAGAAGCTCGAAATCAAGGAGGAAGAGATGAGTGTTTTGAAGCGAGATCTTGATAATTTGGCTGGTGAAGTTTCAAAGAACGTTCAAAACCAAGAGGAGGAAAGCAACAACGTTCAAGAATTGAAACACAATATTCAAACTTTGGAAACTCAGTTATTGAAGGAGACGGCGAAAAGTGGATCACTAGCTGAAGAGCTGgggaaaattcaacaaaaaatggATTCCACGACTGCGTCTCTTGAAGAAAAGGAGAGTGAAATTGCagagttaaaagaaaacaagtttgCAAGTGAAGACAAAGTCTCAAAACTGGAGAATCAACTTGATAACGCAGCAAAGAGTGCCTCAGCCTTGCAGAACGAGAAGGTGAATTTAGAGAAGTTGCTCAGAAATGCCGAGATAAAAATAGGTGAAGGTATTATGACGATTGAAAAGGAAAGGGAGGTTGGTCTCCTTGAACGGAGCCAACTGTTAAAGGCGAAATCGGAGGAATGTGCTTCAGCGCTTGACCAGCTTCAAAAAAGCAAGGAGGAAGTTACGATGCTGAAAGACACGATtttacaacttgaaaatgacgtGTCTTCAAAGAATCAGGAAAAGATCAACTTGGAAGAATCCCACGAAAAATTCGCCGAGAAAGCGCAAAAGAGAGAAAGCGAGTTACTGGAAACTTGCAAAGTTCTCGAAGAAGAAAAGCTTCAACTTGTTGAAAAGACGCAAGCTTTCGAGGGAACAATGGAAAACTTGAAGCAAGAATGTTCAGTTCATCGTCAGAGTTATAAAAAGGTGTGCGAGTTGGCGGATGAGAAGTCTGTTGAATGTAGAGACTTGGTGGACAAACTGGATGACTCGCAAAAGCATCTTCAGGAAACAAGGAATCATCTTACAAGAGCTGAAATTGAACTAAAGGAAGCAAGAGAAGAAGCGAAACAGGCATTTTTCGAGAAAAACGAACTCGCAGAAAAATGGAGCAATAAAACGGAAGAGCTGCAAACGGCGCTAGAAGCATTGCAGGGTGAAATCTGTGAATATAAAGCTCGAATATCCGAACTTTCGAGCCAACTAGAAAGTAGCATGGTTTCTGTCAAAGCTTTGGAGAGCGAAAAACGCCAGGTTGAACAAATACTGGAACATACTAAAGAAGAACTCCGCGAAGCAGTGCAAAAGCTGAAAGCTATTGAAGTAGAGAATGTTGAAAGGGAAGTGATAATGCGAAGTAATCAGGACTCTGAGAAGTTGATTGCAGAGCTAaaagatgaaatgaaattattggAGGTGAATAAAGTTGAGTTGAAAACTGAGCTTGATCAAGCAAAGGCTGAGATCAAACAGTTAAAGAACACTGTTCACAGCATGGAAGAACAGCATAGCTCGGCATTGGCGATGAAAGATTCCGATTTTAAGACGAGGACGGCTGCAATGAAAGAACAAGAAGTTCAAGCAGAAAAAAAGGTGGACGAGCTGTTGAAAGAG AAAGAACAAAATGTTAAGGAGCTGGAAAAGTCGCAAAATCTGCTAACAGCGAGATGCTCtcaagttgaaaaactgcaaagaaatCTCAGTGATCAAACCGAACAACTGGAAGCTCTCAAGGCCAAGGTCAGCTCACTGACGGAGGAATGTGATTCGCTGAAGATAGAACATTTGAACTGTCAAACGAGTGAGACTGGAGCCGTAAAGCTGCAGGAACAAGTACTGGAATTGGAGCATCTGCTAGCGAGAGAAAAATCGAATGCGGAGGCCCTGATGCAAGCGTTTCAAGAACAGGAAGAAAGTTGGGAAAGCGAGAAAGCCAAGATGATGGCATCTTTGAACAAGAGCTCGGATGCTGTCCAAGTATTGCTTGTTGAAGAGAATGACAAGTTGAAGACAAAACTGGAGGAGTTAGAGAAAGAGATGAGCGCCAAGGAAAGGGAGCACTTGGAGCTGCTTCagcaaagcaaaagaaaggctTCTTCTCGAGCTAATCTGAACTCAGATCTGCAGGCCAAGATAACGCAGCTTGAGTGCCAGTGCGAAGAGCTCAGGTACAGTTTGAAGCAGAAAGACGAGGAGATCTTTGTCAAAGAGCAGAGTTTGAAGCAAAGCAAACAGGAAGTGAGTAACTTGGAATCGAAATATGCAGCTGCAGCGGAAGTCGAGCGGGAGTTACGCCATCACCTGGGCGAGGTTACACAGCAACTGGAATGGAGCAAAGATGAAAAATCTACAGAGCGTGAGAAAATCATCGAAGTGGAAAAATTAACTGAAGCTTTAACTGTGGCAGAAAAAGAG CTTGCAGAGCTACGAGCGGAGAAACAGGACAAAGAGAAGTGGCTTGAAGAGGAGAGAGTTCGGATTGTGGAAGCAGCTAAGGAGTTTGCGGTGCAACAGGAGCAGACCTTTGTCAAAAAGATTGACAACCTGAAGCTAAAGCTTGCGTCCAAGAATgaagaaatacaagaaatgGATTCAGTTGTCAACCAACAGAGGCATGCTTTGAAAACCGCGCAACAAGAGAAG ACTGTGCTGCTAGCGGAAGCGGAAGAACGAGAGCGGGAGtttgaagaagagaaaaagctGTTTTCAGGGAGCTTCGGCTACGAAAAGATTCAGCAATACAATGCAGATCTGAGCGAAGAACGCCAGAATGTGTCGCGCTTGCaagagcagagtagagaactcGAAAAGAAGCGTGCTGAGCTTGAAAGTGCCAACTCTTACTTGCAGAAGAAGCTTGCTGAATTGCAGAACAGACACAAGAACGATGGCGAGGAAAGAAAG GTCACAGAGGACGATTTGTACAGCAAACTTGAACTCCTACAATCAGAAACGGAAACATTAAAATCCAGTTTGGGGAGTCGAGATGCAACTGTATCTGCGTTGTCGGAAGAAAAAACGAAGTTGCTTGTGACAATTAAAAGTCTGGAGGATAAACTGTCGGTATCAAGCCAAACTGTAAGAGACCTACAGCAGAAGTGCGAATGGATGAACGAGAAATTAGAGACTTTACGAGTCGAGAAAAGCGCccttgaaaaggaaaaagatggTTTCGTGCTGCGGAAAAGTCAGGAAAAGATGAACTTGGAGCATTTCATGAAGAAAATGCAAGAGTTGCAAGACAAACTTGACAAAGAAAGCAAGATGAAGGAAAAGAGCATGGAAGCTGTCaacgaaatggaaaaaattcttgaaaaggagaagaaaagtgtggagaaaaagagcaaggAGATCGCCGAAATGGAGGCGATGTTTAAGTTAGCTGATGAAATGCATGAAGGGACCATTaaggaaaaggaaggaaaaattgtGGAATTGACTTTCGCGTATGAGGATCTTCGAAACAAGCTTGAAAAGCAGAAGAAGGCATTGGAAAAGACGTGCGAAGAGTTTGGGAGCGTGAAGAAACAACTAAAACAAGCAGAAGAGAGGgctgaagaaatgaaagagatGTACGAAGGAGAGTTGGATCGAGTGAAATTCGAACTACGTGATTCTAACAATGACTGTGCGCTGTTACGAGGAGAAAATGAAGATTTAAAACGCACTGCTGATGAGAACTTAAATCAGACGTCGTGGGAAACAGAAAAGAAGAAGCTTTTGCATCAGCTTGAGGAGGcgaaaatgaaattaaaccaACCAAAAGGCACTCATCTTGAAGCAGAAGTGCGCCGACTTGAGGAAGAACTTGAGAAAACCAGAGTTTTGGCCGCCGAAAAGCAAAAAACCGCCAATGAAACTCTTGCGACCAACTTGAGACTTGTAAGAAAGATCGAAAAGCTGGAAAAGCACGGCCAACAGCAGGGTAGCACACGCACAGATTCTGGGAATGCCGTCGAAGCAAACGGTACACTACGTTCCCAGAGTCCTCCAAAGCTTTCGAATAATGTTGGAGTTTTCACTCCTCTTGCGAAATCTTTGGCAGGATTGGGACTGAAAACGCTCAACACAGTCCCCCCTGTAACGGATGACGCTCGACCTGACGATAAAAGTGGGCGGTTGACATCTGGAAGAGGACTTCCAACAATAGCCGAGGCTGTTGATTCAAAGAAAAGGGCTGGCGAGAAAT GTTCATCAGATGGAAATCAAGCAAAACGATCCCGATTAACCAATGGAAGCTCGGACGCGGCGGAAAATCTTGTGGGACGCCAGCTACCCGCTGGTGCGCAAGAGCCGTTTATTCGACGGCCAACTTCCAATACTGGTCTAAGAACACGCTCCAGCTCGAGACGGTCAGTGGCGGGACGTGGTTCAATGATCACCCAAGAACCG AAGGAAAACTCTACATCGTCGCTTCTTCCCCCGCGGGTACAGCGTGTTGCCCCTGAAATGGCACTGTCTCCGCGAAGGACAAACAGGATCCCCACGGGCTTACCCGTGCCCCAGAGGCCAAGATCGAAGATTGCAAAACCCGGAAGCAGTCAATTGCCAAAACCATTGACAAGCATACCGAGGACAGCAG CTTCCTCAAAACAAGCTGTCACGCGACCTCGGCTAGCCCCTGGAGAGGAAGCGAAGAAACCGACGACCAATCAGCAAGAATGTAAGATGCAGTGA